The Desulfurispora thermophila DSM 16022 genome contains a region encoding:
- the murG gene encoding undecaprenyldiphospho-muramoylpentapeptide beta-N-acetylglucosaminyltransferase, giving the protein MHFVVTGGGTGGHIYPALAIARGLLEKYPGATVHYLGSERGLEKDIVPRAGLEFTALPLAGLQRRITLHNLRAGALALAAVGRVRRLLKVRRPAAVIGTGGYVCGPVVLAAASLGIPTLIHEQNAFPGLTNRWLARLVDTVALTFPEAAPYFKGRAKKVVTGLPVRPELLRVDREKCRQNLGLLPGQLLLLSFGGSQGARSINRAMLEMCRQLAGRSDICLLHVTGPAQYEWFRQELQAAGINEDKFANINIKPYLHNMPAVLGAADLVICRAGAATIAEITVLGLPSILIPYPHAAGNHQVHNARALVRAGAAIMISDAELTGQLLQQKAGELLENRPLMASMARSAAGLGRPRALEEILSAVAELVQRGGL; this is encoded by the coding sequence GTGCACTTTGTCGTTACAGGCGGGGGAACCGGCGGACACATCTACCCGGCCCTGGCCATCGCCCGGGGCCTGCTGGAAAAATACCCCGGCGCTACAGTACACTACCTGGGGAGTGAAAGGGGTCTGGAAAAAGACATCGTCCCCCGGGCGGGCCTGGAATTCACCGCCCTGCCCCTGGCCGGCCTGCAGCGCCGCATCACCCTGCACAACCTGCGGGCGGGAGCCCTGGCCCTGGCCGCGGTGGGCCGGGTGCGGCGCCTGCTTAAGGTCCGGCGCCCGGCCGCCGTCATCGGCACGGGGGGGTACGTCTGCGGCCCCGTGGTGCTGGCGGCGGCCAGCCTGGGCATCCCCACCCTGATCCACGAACAAAACGCCTTCCCCGGCCTGACCAACCGCTGGCTGGCCCGGCTGGTGGATACGGTGGCCCTCACCTTTCCCGAGGCCGCACCGTATTTCAAAGGCCGGGCCAAAAAAGTGGTCACCGGCCTGCCCGTGCGTCCCGAACTGCTCAGGGTGGACCGGGAAAAGTGCCGGCAAAACCTGGGCCTTTTGCCGGGCCAGCTGCTGCTCCTGTCCTTTGGTGGCAGTCAGGGCGCCCGCAGTATCAACCGGGCCATGCTGGAAATGTGCCGCCAGCTGGCCGGACGTTCCGATATCTGCCTGCTGCATGTTACCGGGCCGGCTCAGTACGAGTGGTTCCGGCAGGAACTGCAGGCGGCAGGTATTAATGAGGATAAATTTGCCAATATTAATATTAAACCTTATCTGCATAACATGCCGGCAGTGCTGGGCGCTGCCGATCTGGTTATCTGCCGGGCGGGAGCGGCCACGATTGCGGAAATCACCGTGCTGGGGCTGCCGTCCATCCTGATACCCTATCCCCACGCGGCGGGCAATCACCAGGTACATAACGCCCGCGCCCTGGTGCGGGCGGGAGCGGCCATCATGATCAGTGATGCCGAACTGACGGGGCAGCTGTTGCAGCAGAAGGCGGGCGAACTGCTGGAAAACCGTCCGCTGATGGCCAGTATGGCCCGGTCGGCCGCGGGTCTGGGGCGGCCGCGCGCTCTGGAAGAAATCCTGTCTGCGGTGGCGGAGTTGGTGCAGCGGGGCGGCTTGTAG
- the murC gene encoding UDP-N-acetylmuramate--L-alanine ligase: MQIPRNVHFIGIGGAGMSGLAKILLEQGHTVTGSDIQESSTVQKLRALGAQIAIGHRAENIGPAGMVVVSTAIKPGNPELAAAREKNLPVWHRGELLAALMDLKRGVAIAGAHGKTTTTSMLALVLEKNRLDPAIVVGGELKDLGINAKWGGGEYMVAEADESDGSFLRLSPWCEIITNIEDDHLDYYGSPENIRRAFGQFMDRVRPGGAVVACTDDPGVRAVLAGYRGSLLTYGLHDERADYTMRQIELSPDCSQGEVYKRGQRLGLLRLAVPGRHNLQNALGVVAAAGFLGLDFAAVARVLAEFSGAGRRFQLLGEVAGIRVVDDYAHHPSEIAATLRAARQLGYGRVVAVFQPHRYTRTALLKDRFATAFQDADVVIVSDIYSAGENPIPGVNAAMLAELIQQCHRSSVKYLAGREEIVEYLLQIARPGDLILTMGAGNIWQAGRELVHGLWTREEESTYGKAVR, translated from the coding sequence TTGCAGATCCCCCGAAACGTTCACTTTATTGGTATAGGCGGTGCCGGGATGAGCGGCCTGGCCAAAATTCTTTTGGAACAGGGCCACACCGTAACTGGATCGGACATCCAGGAAAGCAGCACCGTCCAGAAACTGCGTGCCCTGGGGGCGCAGATAGCCATTGGACACAGAGCGGAAAATATCGGCCCCGCTGGTATGGTTGTGGTATCCACCGCCATCAAACCCGGTAACCCGGAGCTGGCTGCGGCCAGAGAGAAAAATTTGCCCGTGTGGCACCGGGGTGAGTTGCTGGCTGCCCTGATGGATTTAAAGCGCGGTGTGGCCATAGCCGGTGCGCACGGCAAGACCACCACCACTTCCATGCTGGCCCTGGTGCTGGAGAAAAACCGTCTGGACCCCGCCATAGTTGTGGGAGGTGAATTGAAAGACCTGGGCATAAATGCCAAATGGGGCGGCGGGGAATACATGGTGGCCGAAGCCGACGAAAGCGACGGGTCTTTTTTGCGCCTTTCGCCCTGGTGCGAGATCATCACCAATATTGAAGACGACCACCTGGATTACTACGGTTCGCCGGAAAACATCCGCCGGGCTTTCGGCCAGTTTATGGACCGGGTACGGCCGGGCGGGGCGGTGGTGGCCTGCACCGATGACCCCGGTGTGCGGGCGGTGCTGGCCGGCTACCGGGGGTCGCTTTTGACCTACGGTTTGCACGATGAGCGGGCGGACTATACCATGCGCCAAATTGAACTCAGCCCTGACTGTTCCCAGGGTGAGGTGTATAAGCGGGGCCAGCGCCTGGGCCTGTTAAGACTGGCCGTTCCCGGCCGGCACAACTTGCAAAACGCCCTGGGGGTAGTGGCGGCAGCCGGTTTCCTGGGTCTGGATTTTGCTGCGGTAGCCCGCGTGCTGGCCGAGTTCAGCGGGGCGGGGCGGCGCTTTCAATTGCTGGGCGAAGTGGCCGGCATCAGGGTGGTGGACGACTACGCCCATCACCCCAGCGAGATAGCCGCTACTTTGCGGGCGGCGCGACAACTGGGCTATGGACGGGTGGTGGCTGTATTCCAGCCGCACCGCTATACTCGTACGGCGCTGCTCAAAGACCGCTTTGCTACGGCCTTTCAGGATGCCGATGTGGTGATCGTCAGCGATATTTACAGCGCGGGAGAGAACCCCATCCCCGGCGTGAACGCGGCCATGCTGGCGGAGTTAATCCAGCAGTGCCACCGCAGCAGTGTCAAATATCTGGCCGGCCGGGAGGAAATAGTGGAGTACCTGCTGCAAATAGCCCGGCCGGGCGACTTGATCCTGACCATGGGCGCCGGCAATATCTGGCAGGCCGGACGGGAACTGGTACATGGCCTCTGGACGAGAGAGGAAGAAAGCACCTATGGAAAGGCTGTACGCTGA
- the murB gene encoding UDP-N-acetylmuramate dehydrogenase, whose amino-acid sequence MERLYAELKKVLRGRVRRSEPMWRHTSWRIGGPADILVEPASVADVEHTMQMAAARAVPVTVIGAGTNVLVLDGGIRGVVLKIGYGMAALEINGLRITCGAGLKLGRLAHAACAAGISGLEFACGIPGSVGGAVVMNAGAAGGQMSQVVEWVRVFQPGEGLKVLAGGELGFAYRYSALQQSRAVVLEVGLGGRPGDSESIRQQMQQNLAGRLAQQPLEWPNAGSVFKNPPGRAAGQLIEAAGLKGYTIGGAQISSRHANFIINLGQARAADVLALIELARAEVKRKFDVELVCEVRILGEA is encoded by the coding sequence ATGGAAAGGCTGTACGCTGAACTAAAAAAGGTCCTGAGGGGCCGGGTGCGGCGCAGCGAGCCCATGTGGCGCCATACCAGCTGGCGCATTGGCGGACCGGCTGATATTCTGGTGGAACCGGCCAGTGTGGCCGATGTGGAACACACCATGCAAATGGCTGCCGCCCGGGCTGTGCCGGTAACCGTGATCGGGGCGGGGACCAATGTGCTGGTGCTGGATGGCGGCATTCGCGGCGTGGTGCTGAAAATCGGCTATGGCATGGCCGCTCTGGAAATCAATGGTTTGCGCATTACCTGCGGTGCCGGCCTCAAACTGGGCCGGCTGGCCCACGCCGCCTGCGCGGCCGGTATCAGCGGCCTGGAATTTGCCTGCGGCATTCCGGGCAGTGTGGGCGGGGCCGTGGTCATGAACGCCGGTGCGGCCGGCGGCCAGATGAGCCAGGTTGTGGAGTGGGTGCGGGTTTTCCAGCCGGGTGAAGGCTTAAAAGTGCTGGCGGGCGGCGAACTGGGCTTTGCCTACCGTTATTCAGCCTTGCAGCAAAGTAGAGCGGTGGTGCTGGAGGTGGGCCTCGGGGGGCGGCCGGGTGACAGCGAGTCCATCCGGCAACAGATGCAGCAAAACCTGGCCGGTCGCCTGGCACAGCAGCCCCTGGAGTGGCCCAATGCGGGCAGTGTTTTTAAAAACCCCCCCGGCCGGGCGGCCGGACAGCTGATAGAGGCTGCCGGTCTGAAGGGATATACCATCGGTGGGGCACAAATTTCCTCCCGGCACGCCAACTTTATTATCAACCTGGGGCAGGCCCGGGCGGCCGATGTGCTGGCCCTGATTGAACTGGCCCGGGCGGAAGTGAAGAGGAAATTCGACGTCGAGCTGGTGTGCGAAGTGCGGATACTGGGTGAGGCGTAA
- the murA gene encoding UDP-N-acetylglucosamine 1-carboxyvinyltransferase produces the protein MPRLMIVGGHRLLGRVKVSGSKNASLPVLAAALLCPGRCVIADVPELSDIAVMCQALTCLGARVQRAGGQVEVDASCVNTLELNDELTRRMRASNLVLGPLLARFGRAVVAYPGGCNIGSRPMNLHLKGLKMLGAEISERYGYIYATAERLVGAEIILDMPSVGATENLIMAAVHAAGVTVIKNAAREPEIVDLQNFLNAMGARVRGAGTDVIKIEGVERLEPARHTVIPDRIEAGTHMIAAAITRGDVCITNVIPEHVESLTAKLREAGVQVESGDDWIRVVAGGRPRAVDVRTLYYPGFPTDLQPQFMALMALAEGTSIISETIFENRFKHVSELRRMGADINLEGHTAIIKGVPRLSGAVVEASDLRAGAALVLAALAAENGSIIENVEHIDRGYEKLERKYNTLGARIMRVHS, from the coding sequence ATGCCCAGGTTGATGATTGTGGGTGGCCATCGCCTGCTGGGGCGGGTGAAAGTCAGCGGCAGCAAAAACGCCTCGCTTCCGGTCCTGGCGGCGGCACTGCTCTGTCCCGGCCGGTGCGTTATTGCCGATGTACCGGAATTAAGCGATATTGCCGTGATGTGCCAGGCCCTGACCTGTCTGGGCGCCAGGGTGCAGCGCGCCGGCGGTCAGGTGGAAGTGGATGCCTCCTGTGTCAACACTCTGGAACTGAATGACGAGTTAACCCGCCGGATGCGGGCCTCCAACCTGGTGCTGGGGCCGCTCCTGGCCCGCTTCGGGCGGGCCGTGGTGGCCTATCCGGGTGGTTGCAACATCGGTTCCCGGCCCATGAACCTGCATTTGAAAGGCTTAAAAATGCTGGGGGCGGAGATCAGCGAGAGGTACGGGTATATTTACGCCACGGCCGAACGGCTGGTGGGAGCCGAGATTATCCTGGATATGCCCAGTGTGGGGGCGACCGAGAACCTGATCATGGCGGCGGTGCACGCGGCGGGAGTTACGGTAATTAAAAATGCCGCCCGTGAGCCCGAAATTGTGGACTTGCAAAACTTTTTAAACGCCATGGGCGCCCGGGTGCGCGGGGCGGGTACCGATGTGATCAAAATTGAAGGGGTGGAAAGACTGGAGCCCGCCCGGCACACAGTTATTCCCGACCGGATTGAGGCGGGAACCCACATGATTGCAGCGGCCATCACCCGGGGTGATGTGTGTATAACCAACGTTATTCCCGAACATGTGGAGTCGCTGACGGCCAAATTGCGGGAAGCCGGGGTGCAGGTGGAGAGCGGCGATGACTGGATCAGGGTGGTGGCCGGTGGGCGGCCCAGGGCTGTAGATGTGCGCACGCTGTATTATCCCGGTTTTCCCACCGACTTGCAGCCGCAGTTCATGGCCTTGATGGCGCTGGCGGAAGGAACCAGCATCATCAGTGAAACCATATTTGAAAACCGGTTCAAGCATGTCAGCGAGCTGCGCCGGATGGGGGCGGACATCAACCTGGAAGGTCACACGGCCATCATCAAGGGGGTACCGCGGCTCTCCGGGGCGGTGGTGGAAGCCTCTGACCTGCGGGCCGGAGCGGCACTGGTGCTGGCCGCCCTGGCGGCGGAAAATGGCAGCATCATAGAAAATGTAGAACACATAGACCGTGGTTATGAAAAGCTGGAAAGAAAATACAATACCCTGGGGGCCAGGATTATGCGGGTGCACAGCTAA
- a CDS encoding cell division protein FtsQ/DivIB, translating to MPVRYNRILGIFFLFLAVTAAFVLLRSPVFQIQQITVQGNITLSRDKIVDMSGLWPGQNIFKVDLGAARTRLLSLPAVRNCHLSRRLPDRIIITVQERQAVAALPAAGGLWLVDEEGVVIGPARYLGLRLPLLTGSGQLTPRAGQHLEGAALKTALAVVRAWPGDLLARLAEINVSPEGSITVYTLPGIPCRVGQPADLPEKGHLLHELLVQKAPQARLVQYIDVSSASLPVIKYKSRTG from the coding sequence TTGCCTGTACGTTATAACCGGATCCTGGGTATCTTTTTCCTATTTCTGGCGGTGACGGCAGCCTTTGTCTTGCTGCGTTCGCCTGTTTTTCAGATCCAGCAAATAACTGTGCAGGGTAACATTACTCTCTCCCGGGACAAGATTGTGGATATGAGCGGTCTTTGGCCCGGACAAAATATTTTCAAGGTCGACCTGGGAGCAGCCCGGACGCGCCTTTTGAGCCTGCCGGCCGTGAGAAACTGCCACTTAAGCCGCCGTTTGCCCGACCGGATTATAATTACAGTTCAGGAGAGGCAGGCTGTAGCGGCGCTACCGGCGGCCGGCGGTCTGTGGCTGGTGGATGAAGAGGGCGTGGTGATTGGGCCGGCCCGTTATCTGGGGTTGCGCCTGCCCCTTTTAACCGGCAGCGGCCAGCTGACCCCGCGGGCCGGCCAGCATCTGGAAGGTGCAGCTTTAAAAACAGCTCTGGCGGTGGTGCGGGCCTGGCCGGGCGATTTGCTGGCCCGGCTGGCCGAGATCAATGTCAGCCCGGAGGGCAGCATTACGGTTTACACCCTGCCGGGTATTCCCTGCCGGGTGGGGCAGCCGGCGGATCTGCCCGAGAAAGGGCACCTGTTGCATGAATTGCTGGTGCAGAAAGCGCCGCAGGCCCGCCTGGTTCAGTACATAGATGTATCCAGCGCCAGCCTGCCGGTAATCAAATATAAATCCAGGACGGGGTGA
- a CDS encoding DUF881 domain-containing protein: MRLKPLHFSALLVGLVMGLLFSVQFKLTRDIAQTQPVQRAKTMAGQLEQARSERDEWQKKVAGLRDELDHTLAPRALGDLQAELEKARILAGNTPVVGPGLEVRLSDSNLAVKPGENPNLYVLHDEDVLKVINELKAAGAEALAINEQRLTATSEIRCIGPTILTNKSQRLSPPFVIYAIGNPETMLSALNMRGGVVESLRFWGIQVSMHKLDRITIPALAGGF, encoded by the coding sequence TTGCGTCTGAAACCACTGCATTTTTCCGCCCTGCTGGTCGGGTTGGTGATGGGTCTGCTGTTCAGCGTGCAGTTCAAACTAACCCGCGACATTGCCCAAACCCAGCCGGTGCAGAGGGCCAAAACCATGGCCGGCCAGCTGGAACAGGCGCGCAGCGAGAGGGATGAATGGCAGAAAAAAGTGGCCGGGTTGCGCGATGAACTGGATCATACTCTGGCCCCCCGGGCCCTGGGTGACCTGCAGGCCGAACTGGAAAAAGCCCGCATCCTGGCCGGCAATACGCCGGTGGTCGGTCCCGGTCTGGAAGTGCGCCTCTCCGACAGCAACTTGGCGGTCAAACCGGGTGAAAATCCCAACCTGTACGTTTTGCACGATGAGGACGTGCTGAAAGTGATTAACGAGCTGAAAGCAGCCGGCGCCGAGGCCCTGGCCATCAATGAACAACGCCTCACCGCCACCAGCGAAATTCGCTGCATCGGGCCCACCATCCTGACCAACAAAAGCCAGCGCCTTTCACCGCCCTTTGTCATATACGCCATTGGCAATCCCGAGACCATGCTGTCCGCCTTGAACATGCGCGGCGGTGTGGTGGAGAGCCTGCGCTTCTGGGGCATCCAGGTGAGCATGCATAAACTGGACCGGATTACCATTCCGGCGCTGGCAGGGGGGTTTTAA
- a CDS encoding DUF881 domain-containing protein: MKQPWTTSISLLLVAVFLGAFLTQQFRVTSYIEQGIPSDRAQQLLVELKQVEKDTQRLQSEYADLQDKLQRARQGQQQARQALEDELAKTRQAAGLVPLSGAGLEITMDNPQNAAAPGSLFIVRDEDLLRLVNELRAAGAQAIAINGQRIIATSEIRLAGSFINVNLSRISPPYHVLVVGNRQKLRSALEIPGGLADYLRDLGIELKIMEHDAITVPGFSGDVQFAYAKTAAGK; this comes from the coding sequence TTGAAACAACCCTGGACGACCAGTATATCACTCCTGCTGGTGGCGGTTTTTTTGGGAGCCTTTTTGACCCAGCAGTTCCGGGTCACCAGTTATATTGAGCAGGGCATTCCTTCCGACCGGGCCCAGCAGCTGCTGGTGGAACTCAAACAGGTGGAGAAGGACACCCAGCGTTTGCAAAGCGAATACGCCGACCTGCAGGACAAATTGCAGCGGGCCCGCCAGGGGCAGCAGCAGGCCCGCCAGGCGCTGGAGGACGAACTGGCCAAAACCAGACAGGCGGCCGGTCTGGTTCCGCTATCGGGGGCGGGCCTGGAAATAACCATGGACAATCCGCAAAATGCTGCGGCGCCCGGCAGCCTGTTCATTGTGCGCGACGAAGACCTGCTGCGGCTGGTCAACGAACTGCGCGCCGCGGGGGCGCAGGCCATTGCCATCAACGGGCAGCGCATCATTGCCACATCGGAAATCCGCCTGGCCGGTTCTTTTATCAATGTCAATTTAAGTCGCATTTCACCACCTTATCATGTGCTGGTGGTGGGTAACCGGCAAAAGCTGCGCAGTGCGCTGGAAATACCGGGCGGTCTGGCTGATTATTTGCGCGACCTGGGGATAGAATTAAAAATTATGGAGCACGATGCCATTACTGTTCCCGGCTTTAGCGGTGACGTGCAATTCGCGTACGCCAAAACAGCAGCCGGGAAATGA
- a CDS encoding small basic family protein, giving the protein MGLSIWLALVGLGLGVLLGLNIPVILPQVYAKYFSVAALAALDSVFGGLRSALEESFDNRVFLSGFFSNALLAAGLAFVGERLGIDLYLAAVVAFGVRIFNNLAIIRRHLIKKR; this is encoded by the coding sequence TTGGGGCTGAGCATCTGGTTGGCGCTGGTGGGTCTGGGGCTGGGTGTTTTGTTGGGCTTAAATATCCCGGTAATTCTGCCCCAGGTGTATGCCAAGTATTTCTCCGTGGCCGCCCTGGCGGCGCTGGACTCTGTGTTTGGCGGCCTGCGTTCGGCCCTGGAGGAAAGCTTTGATAACCGGGTTTTTCTCAGCGGTTTTTTCAGCAACGCCTTGCTGGCGGCCGGCCTGGCCTTTGTTGGCGAGCGATTGGGTATAGACCTTTACCTGGCGGCCGTGGTAGCTTTTGGTGTGCGCATTTTCAACAACCTGGCCATCATCCGCCGCCATTTGATTAAAAAACGCTGA
- the ftsZ gene encoding cell division protein FtsZ: protein MLDFELDLNQFANIKVIGVGGGGNNAVNRMISSGLKGVEFIAVNTDAQALQMSLTNQKIQIGIKLTKGLGAGANPEIGQKAAEESREEIMAALKGADMVFVTAGMGGGTGTGAAPVVAEIAKELGALTVGVVTKPFTFEGRKRMTQAETGIQNLKARVDTLITIPNDRLMQVIDKNTSIVEAFRIADDVLRQGVQGISDLIAVPGLINLDFADVKTIMKETGSALMGIGTASGEGRATEAAKIAISSPLLETSIEGARGVLLNITGGTSLSLFEVNEAAEIIFQAADPEANIIFGAVIDERLEDDVRVTVIATGFEHRVSKKERLRTDVVEPRPIGPKDDYEIPVFLRRQGR from the coding sequence ATGCTGGACTTCGAGCTGGACCTCAATCAGTTTGCCAATATCAAAGTCATCGGTGTGGGAGGCGGTGGTAACAACGCGGTCAACCGCATGATCAGCTCCGGGCTTAAAGGTGTGGAATTCATTGCTGTGAACACCGACGCCCAGGCCTTGCAGATGTCGCTCACCAACCAGAAAATCCAGATAGGCATCAAGCTGACCAAGGGGTTGGGAGCGGGGGCCAACCCGGAAATCGGCCAGAAGGCGGCGGAAGAAAGCCGGGAGGAAATTATGGCCGCCCTGAAAGGGGCGGACATGGTCTTTGTCACGGCCGGGATGGGGGGTGGTACGGGTACCGGAGCGGCGCCGGTGGTGGCGGAGATTGCCAAAGAACTGGGGGCGCTCACTGTGGGCGTGGTGACCAAGCCCTTCACCTTTGAAGGGCGCAAGCGCATGACCCAGGCCGAGACCGGTATCCAGAACCTGAAAGCGCGGGTGGACACACTGATTACCATCCCCAACGACCGGCTGATGCAGGTGATTGACAAAAACACATCCATTGTGGAAGCCTTTCGCATCGCCGACGATGTGCTGCGCCAGGGTGTGCAGGGCATTTCGGACTTGATAGCCGTGCCCGGTCTGATCAACCTGGACTTTGCCGATGTGAAGACCATCATGAAAGAAACCGGTTCGGCCCTGATGGGCATCGGTACGGCCAGCGGGGAGGGCCGGGCCACCGAGGCGGCCAAAATAGCCATCTCCAGCCCGTTGCTGGAAACCTCCATTGAAGGAGCGCGCGGCGTGCTCCTGAACATCACGGGTGGCACATCTTTGAGTCTGTTTGAAGTGAACGAGGCGGCCGAAATCATTTTCCAGGCCGCCGATCCCGAGGCCAACATCATCTTCGGGGCGGTGATCGACGAGCGCCTGGAGGATGATGTGCGGGTGACCGTGATCGCCACCGGTTTCGAGCACCGGGTGAGCAAAAAAGAGCGCCTGCGTACCGATGTGGTGGAACCCCGCCCCATCGGGCCCAAGGATGACTACGAGATCCCTGTCTTCCTGCGCCGTCAGGGGCGGTAA
- a CDS encoding sigma-E processing peptidase SpoIIGA — protein MGSGTPAGKGGELLPAQVVYGDVVLITNFSIDYFLLAVCARFARLRVRHWRLAVAATGGAVYALLAVLGWSDFLYTLPCKLLVSLFMLGLAFWPVPWQGFCRSLLFFYLVSFTLAGLFLAHSFWLEREGFSGLVTRSFVVMQEQAVWAMPLAAALGVMLLRRVPPAWEELCRLEKCTVTVRLGEPLGGVMLSALVDTGNKLVEPVSQCPVLIVACDTVVGRLPVEVAHFCRDVLAGRSTTANAPPGTLLLPFCTVGGQGYLPAVLVQQVEILAGNRSIIRQQVPVALAGSGLVAHCSPAALLPSDLLVETLAKAGWSWRG, from the coding sequence ATGGGTAGTGGTACGCCCGCCGGCAAAGGTGGTGAGCTTTTGCCTGCCCAGGTGGTATACGGAGATGTGGTGCTAATTACCAACTTTTCTATTGATTATTTTCTGCTGGCGGTCTGCGCCAGATTTGCCCGCCTGCGGGTGAGACACTGGCGTTTGGCGGTGGCCGCCACCGGCGGAGCGGTATACGCATTGCTGGCCGTGCTGGGATGGAGCGACTTCCTGTACACACTGCCGTGCAAACTGTTGGTTTCACTGTTCATGCTGGGGCTGGCCTTCTGGCCGGTGCCGTGGCAAGGTTTTTGCCGTTCACTGCTGTTTTTTTATCTGGTCTCCTTCACCCTGGCCGGCCTGTTTTTAGCCCACAGCTTCTGGCTGGAGAGGGAAGGTTTTTCCGGCCTGGTGACCCGTTCTTTTGTGGTCATGCAGGAGCAGGCAGTCTGGGCCATGCCCCTGGCGGCGGCGCTGGGGGTGATGTTGCTACGGCGCGTGCCGCCGGCCTGGGAAGAATTGTGCCGCCTGGAGAAGTGCACGGTGACTGTGCGCCTGGGCGAGCCTCTGGGGGGTGTTATGTTATCCGCCCTGGTGGATACGGGTAACAAGCTGGTGGAGCCGGTAAGCCAGTGCCCGGTGCTGATTGTGGCCTGTGATACTGTGGTGGGGCGGTTGCCGGTAGAGGTGGCGCATTTCTGCCGGGATGTGCTGGCCGGGCGGTCAACCACGGCAAATGCGCCGCCCGGCACATTGCTGTTGCCCTTTTGCACAGTGGGGGGACAGGGCTATTTGCCCGCAGTGCTGGTGCAGCAGGTGGAGATCCTGGCCGGCAACCGGAGCATCATCCGGCAGCAGGTGCCGGTCGCTCTGGCCGGCAGTGGCCTGGTGGCACACTGTAGTCCTGCCGCACTGCTCCCCTCTGACTTGCTGGTCGAGACGCTTGCTAAGGCAGGTTGGTCCTGGCGGGGGTGA
- the sigE gene encoding RNA polymerase sporulation sigma factor SigE encodes MSWRRLTVVFVKWWREVVKRWRLFWQEPAGVHYVGSSEALPPPLSSDEESTLLEKLAAGDAGVRGVLIERNLRLVVYIARKFENTGVGIEDLVSIGTIGLIKAVNTFEPAKKIKLATYASRCIENEILMYLRRNSRTRTEVSFDEPLNIDWDGNELLLSDVMGTENDIIYKYLEEDVERKLLHLALQKLSQRERKIMEMRFGLNNSPEKTQKEVADLLGISQSYISRLEKRIIGRLRKEISRME; translated from the coding sequence ATGAGCTGGCGCAGGTTGACGGTTGTGTTTGTAAAGTGGTGGCGGGAGGTTGTCAAGCGGTGGCGCCTGTTCTGGCAGGAGCCGGCCGGGGTGCACTATGTGGGCTCCAGTGAGGCCCTGCCGCCCCCCTTGAGCAGTGATGAAGAAAGCACACTGCTGGAAAAATTGGCGGCGGGAGATGCCGGCGTACGCGGTGTGCTTATCGAGCGCAATCTGCGTCTGGTGGTGTATATTGCCCGCAAATTTGAAAACACGGGTGTGGGCATAGAAGACCTGGTTTCCATCGGCACCATCGGCCTGATTAAAGCAGTGAATACCTTTGAGCCGGCCAAGAAAATAAAGCTGGCCACCTACGCTTCCCGCTGTATTGAAAACGAAATTCTCATGTATCTGCGGCGCAACAGCCGTACCCGGACCGAGGTTTCCTTCGACGAGCCGTTGAACATCGACTGGGACGGTAACGAACTGCTGCTGTCCGATGTTATGGGCACGGAAAACGATATAATTTATAAATACCTGGAAGAAGATGTGGAACGCAAATTGCTACATCTGGCCTTGCAAAAACTCAGCCAGCGCGAGCGCAAGATCATGGAAATGCGTTTTGGACTCAACAACAGTCCGGAAAAGACCCAGAAAGAGGTGGCCGATCTGCTGGGTATTTCCCAGTCGTACATTTCCCGCCTGGAGAAGCGGATTATTGGCCGCCTGCGCAAAGAGATCAGCCGTATGGAATAG